The Leptodactylus fuscus isolate aLepFus1 chromosome 5, aLepFus1.hap2, whole genome shotgun sequence genome segment ATCTCAGTGTGCTCTTACTAATGATCAATTCTTTCTTTGCAGTCTTCTCATGCACAAAATGACAAACACAGATCTGAGCAGAATCCTCAAGAGTCAAGAGATCCAGAAGGCTCTGCGTGCTCCAATGTAAGTAGTAGAGAAGTGTTGGTTATGCAAGTGCTTAGAGTATATGTAGTATCATTATATGATGATTTCCActtcattggtccgtgtttctgAAACAGTGACGTGAAAGGAAGTTCTGACTGCTCTAATGTAGATAGAGGAGCAGCATCTGTAGTATATGTGTATGAAGGATGACACTGACCTTGTATGTACTTTTACATTGCAGCAAGAAGGTGAAGCGCAGAGAACTCAAGAAGAACCCATTGAAGAACTTGAGAATTATGTTGAGACTCAATCCATATGCAAAGACGGCAAAACGCAATGCCATCCTGCGCCAGGCTGACAACGTGAGTGCTTGACATTGTTTTTAACTTTTGTGGGGGCAGCCGTACACCCTATATACCTTTCCATTCTAAGCTACTTATTATACATGTGTAATAATGGGATAAGAGTAGCTGCtataatatatatagaaataGTATTCTGATTTACCATGTTTATAATATAGAAGCGTCTTGTAACACTTGTGTTTTATATTTCAGATTAAGAAGAAGCGGGAGAGGACCCTGTGTCATCTACAGTGAAGATAACGGCATTGTTAAAGCCTTCAGAAATATCCCAGGTATGAAGAAGTCTTCTAGATATAAGCTGAGGAATGATGATCTTCCACTTCAATGGTCCGTGTTTCTGAAACCTGTGATTTTATGGAAGTTCTGACCTTAGCTGTGAATCGACGTCCTCCATAAATCTGTGTTCAAATGGGATAATGTATTATTCGCTTTCCAGGAATCACGCTGCTCAGTGTAAACAAACTGAACCTTCTGAGGTTGGCTCCAGGTGGTCACGTTGGACGCTTTTGCATTTGGACAGAGGGTGCATTCCGCAAGTTGGACGCCCTTTATGGCACCTGGCGTAAAGCAGCTACCCTGAAGGCAGATTACAAGTATGTATCAGGATCTTATGGCTATGTGTGCTGTATTGCTTATGACTGGGTTGAGTTCCTTACTTGCATGTATGTTCAGTATTATACATATGACCCCGATATCCAGCTGTTCATGATGATCTACGCTTCTAAGGTCCGTGTTTCTGATTTTCCATGATATTTATAGAAGTTCTGAGTAACAGCAGTCTGTGACATAGAAATCTCAGTGTGCTCTTACTAATGTTCAATTCTTTCTTTGCAGTCTTCTCATGCACAAAATGACAAACACAGATCTGAGCAGAATCCTCAAGAGTCAAGAGATCCAGAAGGCTCTGCGTGCTCCAATGTAAGTAGTAGAGAAGTGTTGGTTATGCAAGTGCTTAGAGTATATGTAGTATCATTATATGATGATTTCCActtcattggtccgtgtttctgAAACAGTGACGTGAAAGGAAGTTCTGACTGCTCTAATGTAGCTAGAGGAGCAGCGTCTCTAGTATGTGTATGAAGGATGACACTGACCTTGTATGTACTTTTACATTGCAGCAAGAAGGTGAAGCGCAGAGAACTCAAGAAGAACCCACTGAAGAACTTGAGAATTATGTTGAGACTCAATCCATATGCGAAGACTGCAAAACGCAATGCCATCCTGCGCCAGGCTGACAACGTGAGTGCTTGACATTGTTTTTAACGTTTGCGGGGGCAGCCGTACACCCTATATACCTTTCCATTCTAAGCTACTTATTGTACATGTTTAATAATGGGATAAGAGTAGCTGCTATCATATATAGAAATAGTATTCTGATTTACCATGTTTATAATATAGAAGCGTCTTGTAACACTTGTGTTTTATATTTCAGATTAAGAAGAAGTGGGAGGCATCAGCCGCCAAAGCTGCAGCAGCCAAAACCACAGCCGCAGCTGCTAAACCTGCAGCAACCAAGACTAAAGCAGCCAAAACTGCAGCAAAGAAATCTTAGATCTGACTTGCTGAAGTTTCATTCTCAATGACCTTTATAGCTTCAGCTACCCTGAAGGCAGATTACAAGTATGTATCAGGAT includes the following:
- the LOC142204495 gene encoding large ribosomal subunit protein uL4B-like, which gives rise to MTFIASATLKADYNLLMHKMTNTDLSRILKSQEIQKALRAPIRQNAMPSCARLTTLRRSGRGPCVIYSEDNGIVKAFRNIPGITLLSVNKLNLLRLAPGGHVGRFCIWTEGAFRKLDALYGTWRKAATLKADYNLLMHKMTNTDLSRILKSQEIQKALRAPIKKVKRRELKKNPLKNLRIMLRLNPYAKTAKRNAILRQADNIKKKWEASAAKAAAAKTTAAAAKPAATKTKAAKTAAKKS